The genomic stretch CGGGCTTGCTCACATCAGATAGTTCGGCATCGGATTGCTTCGTATTCCCAGCAGAGCCAGCGCTATGTTGCAGAAACGGATATGGAATATATCATGCCTCCTGCCATTGCGAAGATACCGGAGGCGCGTGAGCGCTTCGAGCGATTTATGGAAGAGGTTCAGTCTGCTTACGGGGATTTGCAGGATATTCTTGTGGCCCATGGTCGAAAGTCCAAAGCCAATGAGGATGCGCGTTTCGTGTTGCCCCAAGCCGCAGAGACCAAGTTGGTCATGACCATGAATTGTCGTTCGCTCCACCACTTTTTCCATTTGCGTTGCTGCAACAGGGCACAGTGGGAGGTTCGGGCAATGGCCGATTCGATGCTTTCAATCTGCAAAGAGAAGCTTCCAGCCATTTTCGCCAATGCAGGCGCCCGGTGCGAACAGCTCGGTTATTGCCCGGAATCGCCGAAATTCGCATGTGGCAAGTATCCGACCAAGGAAAAAATCTGCACATAATTTTCTCAC from Pseudodesulfovibrio profundus encodes the following:
- the thyX gene encoding FAD-dependent thymidylate synthase, which encodes MPEKKLRVEFMAMTPDALSLIYAAFRQCYHAGFVADMLPKLMSGEISRDVQADFVSKVMESGHDSPIEHVSLTFAIEGISRACSHQIVRHRIASYSQQSQRYVAETDMEYIMPPAIAKIPEARERFERFMEEVQSAYGDLQDILVAHGRKSKANEDARFVLPQAAETKLVMTMNCRSLHHFFHLRCCNRAQWEVRAMADSMLSICKEKLPAIFANAGARCEQLGYCPESPKFACGKYPTKEKICT